The window AACGTGGCGACGTTGACCTGGCGCGAGTAGCGGGCGCGCATCATTTGGTAAGGTCGCAAGGCCCAATGCCGCCGTTGAGCCATGCGGCCGATAGTCGATTGGAGCAAGCCTTCCGGGCTGATCAACTCATAATCGTGACAGGTCTGGATGATGGGGCGGCTATCTTCGGCCGCGGCCGCGCTCCACACCGCCGGGGATATTCCCCGCAGCTTGTGAACGTGGATAACGTCCGGTTGCTCCTGTCGGATCAGCCGGCGCATCATCCGGAAAGTAGACGGATTCCAGATATCGATGGTTTGCCAGATGACGCGTTTCCAAATCGGCTGGGCGTCTTTGTTTTTCACCCAATATAAATTGCGGGGCCGGAAGGAATAGATCTTGATGCCGTCGTCTCCGGTTGCCACCTGCGGTTCAGGTTTGTCGTGGGTGGTCACGGCCACAACCTCGATGCCCTGCCGCGTCAGGCCCTGGGCCAGGTGCATAGCCGCGATCGCCGCCCCACCGCCCACGCGCACATCCATCAGGTAGGAAACCAGAAGAACTTTCATCGATTAGTCTGATGCAGCAATGAGAAAATGCGCCCCACTTCCGGCAAACGGAATAACCACGCCGCGCCGGCCGTCAGGAGCAGGCAACCGGCGCCGCCGGCTAAGGCTGTTAGCCAGACGTTCAGCGTTGAACCGGTATTTTCGTCGATAAAATAAACGATGAGAGCCGTTCCGGCCAGGGCGATGAGGGCCACGCCGAGCAAGCGCAACGCCTCATCGACTGTCCAGCCGGCAGCGTCTAAATCGCCCATCACCCGCGCGTAGAGCCAATAAGTGCCGACGCTGAGCGCCGCGATATAGGCCAACCCGAAGGCCGGCAAGCCGACGCCGAAGGTGACAAGCATGCTCACCGATCCGATCAGGGTAATGGTATAAAGAAGTGAATAGATAAGCAAGTCACGGCTTTTACCACGGGCGAAAGCCAGGGCAAAGGGAATGCGATTAAAGGCCAGGATGGGAATGGCGAAAGCGTAGAAGCGCAAAGCCAGGGCCACCAATTGGGTGGACTCGGCCGTGAATCGGCCGCGCTCGAAGACGATGGTGATGAGCTGTGTCGGCAGCACGGCGAAAATCACCATCATCGGCACAGACAGGAGGAGCAGGATACGCGTGTCTCGCCGCCAATTGGCCGCCGCCCCGGCCACGTAGGTTTGAATGGTCGAGATGACAAAACCGCGAAAGACAAACCGCTCCATCATCTGGAAGATACGCGCGGCGTAGGTGACGGCCGTGACCGCGCCGGGGCCGAGGTAGGAGGCGATGGCCCGCTCGGCCGTACTGGCGCCAATTAATACGCCTTGCCCCACCAGCGGCAAACCCACGATGCGCGCCATGCGCCGCAAGCCGTCGCCGGCCGGCCACGCCGGCCGGAAGCGCCGCCCCATGCCCATCAATCCCACAAAGCCCAGCAGCATCTCCACCGCGGCGCCGGCAGCCAAGCCGATCGCCGCCAGCGTCAGGTTTTGATCGGCGGCCGACATCCAGACCAGGCCCATCGAAACGAATACGCCCGCCACGCGGGCGAAGGAAGGGATGTGGTTTTTGCCGTGCCGGTAGTAAATGGCTCGTTGGGTCTCGGCCAGCGCCAGGAAGGCGATGAGCCAGGCCAGGATAGCCGCCAGTGGGACGCCCAACTGCTGTGTCTCGGCCGTTGCCCCGGGCACGCTCAACGGAAACCACCAACGACTTGTCAATGACATGAGCAGCGCGGCGATGAACGAAAAGACCCCGATGACCGTCAGCGCCTGCGAGTAGATCAAATCCTCGTCCACCTCGTCGTTGAACAGGCCGATTAGAGAATTGGTCAGGCTTTGGAACGCGCCCCGGCCGATGACCAGAGGCAGACTCCACGCCGCGTAGAGGCTATCCGAGTGTGCGCCCAGTCCCAACGCGGCCGCCAGGACGACGTCCAGCACGAACATCGAAGCCCCCTCGATGGCGAACAGCCCATTGAGAACGGCCGAGCGTTGCAAGAAACGTGTAGATTGGCTCATGGTCGGTCGAGGGGCTACCTTATTGCTGTTCAAACCATCGATTGGCAGCCCGGTCGTCGGGATCCAACTCCAGCACGCGAGCATACAGCGCCGCGGCCGTCGCCTGGTGACCGGCCTCATCGTAGACCCAGGCCAGGGAGATATAGGCCCATTTAATATCCGGTTCGCCGGCGATGGCCTGACGAAGGACGCGGTCGGCCTCTTCCAGATCCCCCTTTAATTTCCACGTCAATTCGCCATAGCGGACCAATGACACATAGTCGACCGGTTGGCGAGCGGCGAGGGCCGTGAACTCCGCCAGGGCCTCAGCCTCGCGTCCCAAATAGAGCAAGCTTTCGCCGCGCAGGAAATGTGATCTCAACCGGCTCCATTCGTGGAGATAGTTGTCTTGAGCGATGGCCCGATCGACCAGGGCTAGAACGGCTCCCCAATCGACCGGGGCAGGTTGTTGTATAGCTATCTCCGCCATCCGGTAGAGGAGATCGCTGTTGGCCGGCGCGGCTGAGGCGCCGTCACGATAGACAGCCATGGCCTGGTTGGCATCGCCCTGCACCTCGTAGATCGTGCCCGCGCGCAGCCAGGCCTCGGCCGTGGCCGGCGCCACGGTAATGGCGCGCTCATACCAGCGCAACGCTTGGGGGTTATCGCCGGCGTCTTCGGCCGCTTGGCCCATTGTCAGTAACTCCGTCGCCATCGTCTCGGTCTGACGCCAGGCGGCCACCGCGCCCTCTTCCTCATCCAGCGACAGGCGCGCATAACCCAACGCCCGCCAGGCTGAGGTATCAGCGGGATTCAATTTGGTGGCCTGCTCCAGGAAAGCGGCCGCGCGTTGCGCCGTTTCGCTGTCCGGTTGTTGGCTGTTGCGGGCGTTATTGTAGGCCAGGAATCCGGCGTTGCGGGCCAGAGAACCGAGCAGGGGCCTAAGCCCCGCTACCGTCCAGACAGCAAAAAGGGCGGCGACAAGGAGCGGTAAAGCCAAACGGCGCGGCACCGGATAATTCATAACGAATGAACGACATACGCACGCCCGTTGATCAGGCGACGGGTTGGCGGGCCGTCCGCCACCATGTGACGGCCAGAATAGCCGCGGCACTCAGCAGCAAACCAGCCAGCCCGGCGATCGCGGTCGTGATGATCAAATTAGGCCGCTCCATTTCCGTTGGTGGTACGGCCAGGCTGGCGACCTTTAGGCTGCTGTCTGAATCATCGGCCTGGATACGCGCCTCATCGATCTTGCGCGCCAGCGTGATATACGTCTCACTGGCGACGTCGCGATTGCGGGATAACTCCTCAAATTGATGGAATAGATCCTGCTTTTCCCGCTGAAGCTCGAAGATTTGCGGTTCCAACTCAAGCAGCTTGACGGCGATCTCGTTGCGGCTGGCCTCGGTCGCCTGGGCCAGGTTATCGAGCAAGGTTAATTGATCGCTCCGGTTGGTGGTTGTCAGTGCGGTTTCCGCGTTTGTTTGCAGTTG is drawn from Candidatus Promineifilum breve and contains these coding sequences:
- a CDS encoding lipid II flippase MurJ, which gives rise to MSQSTRFLQRSAVLNGLFAIEGASMFVLDVVLAAALGLGAHSDSLYAAWSLPLVIGRGAFQSLTNSLIGLFNDEVDEDLIYSQALTVIGVFSFIAALLMSLTSRWWFPLSVPGATAETQQLGVPLAAILAWLIAFLALAETQRAIYYRHGKNHIPSFARVAGVFVSMGLVWMSAADQNLTLAAIGLAAGAAVEMLLGFVGLMGMGRRFRPAWPAGDGLRRMARIVGLPLVGQGVLIGASTAERAIASYLGPGAVTAVTYAARIFQMMERFVFRGFVISTIQTYVAGAAANWRRDTRILLLLSVPMMVIFAVLPTQLITIVFERGRFTAESTQLVALALRFYAFAIPILAFNRIPFALAFARGKSRDLLIYSLLYTITLIGSVSMLVTFGVGLPAFGLAYIAALSVGTYWLYARVMGDLDAAGWTVDEALRLLGVALIALAGTALIVYFIDENTGSTLNVWLTALAGGAGCLLLTAGAAWLFRLPEVGRIFSLLHQTNR
- a CDS encoding tetratricopeptide repeat protein; its protein translation is MALPLLVAALFAVWTVAGLRPLLGSLARNAGFLAYNNARNSQQPDSETAQRAAAFLEQATKLNPADTSAWRALGYARLSLDEEEGAVAAWRQTETMATELLTMGQAAEDAGDNPQALRWYERAITVAPATAEAWLRAGTIYEVQGDANQAMAVYRDGASAAPANSDLLYRMAEIAIQQPAPVDWGAVLALVDRAIAQDNYLHEWSRLRSHFLRGESLLYLGREAEALAEFTALAARQPVDYVSLVRYGELTWKLKGDLEEADRVLRQAIAGEPDIKWAYISLAWVYDEAGHQATAAALYARVLELDPDDRAANRWFEQQ